In the genome of Natronomonas salina, the window CTGCGGTCCACTCCGGCGGTCCGCCGTCGACGAGCTCCGGCGCGACGATGGCCACGATTATGGCCCCCGGGAGCGCATCGAGGCCGGCCTCCGTCCGCTCGCCGACGTCGACGCGGCCGAGCAGCCAGAGGCCGCCGGCCTTCGTGGCGTAGGTCACGAGCGCCATCGCCACGACGACGCCGACGACCAGCGGGTCGAGGTCAACCACGGCGGACCACCGCCACGACGCTCCCGAGGACGCCGCCCAGCAGGATGTACCAGCGGCCGGGGAGCGCCTCCGCCCCGACGACCGCCACGCCCGCGGCGACGACCCAGGGGAGCAGGTCCTCGCGGCCCCGCCACAGCCCGACCGCGATGGCGACGAAGATGGCTGACAGCACGAAGTCGAGTCCGTAGCGCTGCGGGTCGCCGATGACCCCGCCGACGGCCGCCCCGGCGGCGGTGGTCGCCACCCACAGCACCCAGATGGCCAGGCCGGCCCCGAGGAGGAACGCCCCCCGGCCGGCGCCCTCGCGGAGGTCCGCGATGGAGAGCGCCCAGCTCTCGTCGGTCACGAAGAACAGGCTCCCGTACGCGCGCGCGGGAGAGATTTCTTTGAACCACGGCCGCAGCGACGCGCTCATCAGGACGTACCGGAGGTTGACGATCAGCGTCGTGACGACGATCGCGAGGACGGGCAGCGGCGCGTCCCACAGCTCGACGGCGATGAGCTGGGAAGCGCCGGCCAGCACCACCGCGCTCATCAGGGTGGCCTCGGCGACCGACAGCCCGGCCTGCCTGGCGAGGACGCCGAAGGCGATGCCGTAACCGCCGACGCCGACGGCCACCGGCAGGCAGGTCCGGAACCCCGCGACGACGCCGGACCGAGTGAAGGAGACCGACATACGGTACAGTCTCACCGGCTCCCGTTTGGTCGTTCCGGGAGTGTGAGTACCACTGGCAATCGCCCGACTGCGACCCGACCGACTCCGACGACGCCACTCGCCGATCGCCGCTCAGCCGTCCCGGGGCGACCCGGTCGACGCCGGCGGGAGCGCCACGTGGAACGTCGACCCCTCGCCCGGCTCCGACTCCACCCAGATCTCGCCGTCGTGGCGGTCGACGACCCGCTTGCACAGCACCAGGCCGATGCCGGTGCCCGACGAATCTTGAGAGTTGTTCGGGATAATAATTGCTCCGTTCGCGAATCGGCACGGGAAACGCTCGCAGCGCTGGCCGAACGATTGAGGAGCACGTGAGCCAGTTCAGAAAGATTCCGAACCCCCGATCAGGGGGTGTTGAGGGCCGTCTCGCGTCGTATTTGCGACAATCGCTCGAAGAGCCATTGTGTATATCGGCATATGGTTTATGAGTAGGGGGCTCCGACAGAGCCTTCGTGACACGTACTAATCATATTTTTCCTGCCATACTCGTGGCAGCCGATTTGGCCGGTTGCAGAAGACCGGAT includes:
- a CDS encoding AzlD family protein, which codes for MALVTYATKAGGLWLLGRVDVGERTEAGLDALPGAIIVAIVAPELVDGGPPEWTAAALAAVVAWKTENLLAALVVAMVAVVALRSL
- a CDS encoding AzlC family ABC transporter permease: MSVSFTRSGVVAGFRTCLPVAVGVGGYGIAFGVLARQAGLSVAEATLMSAVVLAGASQLIAVELWDAPLPVLAIVVTTLIVNLRYVLMSASLRPWFKEISPARAYGSLFFVTDESWALSIADLREGAGRGAFLLGAGLAIWVLWVATTAAGAAVGGVIGDPQRYGLDFVLSAIFVAIAVGLWRGREDLLPWVVAAGVAVVGAEALPGRWYILLGGVLGSVVAVVRRG